Genomic DNA from Bacteroidales bacterium:
TTGTGACTATGACTTATAAATATTTTCATTTTAGTTTTATTTTCTTCATTTTCTTGAGAATTGTTTTCTTTCATTAACTCATGATATTGAAATTTACCCTCAACATTTAAATAAACTTCTCCAAAATTATATGGTTTAGTTCCTTTATAATTTATTCTTTTTAATAATCCATGATTATCTAAGTAATCAATCGCATTATTTATCTCAAGTGGTTTTAGTCCAGTTAATTCCTGAATATCTGCTCCTTTGAAATGTAAATTCTCTTCTGGATTATTTTCGAAAAGAACAATCAGAATTTTTGTTGCATTTATTTCAATAGGATTGCTGCTCATATCAATTTGTGCTTAACAGTTTATATAAACAAGTTGAACTATAAAACTTGTACAATATTTCCAAATATGGTATATAATGTACAGGTTTTTGTGTTTTTATATTGTTCTTTATTCTTACAAATATAAAATTTTTCATATCAAAAAAAAAATGATTTTTTCATCTTCATATCTAAATCATCAAACGGACTTTTACATTTTTAATACTTTTTTTATAAAGACTAAAATATCAGTTACTGTTAATTATTATACCTGTCTGCCCGCTTGAATTTATAGCATGTTAACAAGCGTAATACCTTATATCATATTTATTGCACAATTATTTTTTTAAATTTTATAAAGTCGGAGGAGTGAACTATAACAAAATAAATTCCTTTCGGCTGCTTGCTTAAATCAATAATACATATATTGTCGAAAGTTGGATATTGAACAATTGTTTGACCATTAATATTTTTTATCTCAACTAATTGTATGTCTTTTTCTTCAATTGTAATTATTCCTGTTGTTGGATTTGGGTAAATACTAATTGGAATTAAGCTATTTTTTATGTCAATATTTGTGCCTGAATTTGAATACTTATAAACTCCTCGTTCAGAAGCAAAAAATAATTCATCAGTATTTCCATTTTTCACAATTTCTACGTCAGCAACAAGATAAACACCCGAACCATCTAAATATCTTATTGTATCCCATGTAGTCCCTAAATCATAACTTTTATAAAACAATAAGTCTCCATGTGCTGTTCCGTTTTCGCTTCCAACAGCATAAATTAAATTAGAATTATTCGGGCTAACTTCAACATCATAGATGTAGTCATAAGTAGCAGGTTCAAAGATAGTTAGCCAACTACTTCCACCATTTAATGAACGCATAATTCTACCTTCCATTCCCACAAAAACATCATCCGAATTATTTTGATTAATAAAAAAACAATTTGAAGCATTATTTTCTTCAGGGTTTATTTCATTAGCAATAAACTGCCATGTATTGCCATAATCAGTTGACTTTAATAAGTATGCCTGAAACAAACTAAGTTCTCCACCAGCCCAGATAATATTAGGATTATTCCTGTCAATTTGAACTACCCGCGACTGGTATCCCACAGCTCCCCAATTTTCATAAACACATTGCCAGCTTTGACCTTTATCTGTTGATTTAGCAACAGCATAAGAGTTCCTGGCATAGATTGTATCCGGATATAAAGGGTGAGCATCAAGAGATAAACAAATGTTGGAACCGGATGTGCCTCCGAAACCATTTTGAAAATCAATCCAATTTGTTCCACCATCTGTTGTTTTATAAATTGAAACAAACTGCTCATATACAGAAGCAATAATTTCCTGATTATTAAACGATATAAAATCAATTACCTCTTTCCCCTGAAGTCCAAAAGTTGTCCATATTGTATCACTATTGCTTATGCATTTTTTATAGAACCCGTCAGACGTTGCAGCATAAGCTGTATCCGAATAGATTTGAATTTTTGTCACATTCAAATTATTAAGTCCAAGATTGACCCATTGAGCAAATAATAGGCTACTTGAAAAAGTAAGTGCCCATAAAAAAATAAATATTTTCTTCATAATGAATTTACTTTAAGTATAATATTGGTTTTAAAATTAATGTTTAATATATTTGATTCTATTAGTCGCTTATGTAACTATTTAAGCAAAAAATCTTATAAATTGATACTTATTTTATCTCCGGAAGTAATTATCTGATCATATATTTTTTTGTTCCGGTTGTATACAGTTACTTGAATTCCATTTTTTGTTTGTTTAAGCTTTATTCCTATTGTGGTATTAAATGCCCTGATTTTTTCAATACAAAAATTTTCCCAATTCTCCGGTAAGAATGGAAATATGGTAAATGATTTGAAACTTGTAGGTTCAAAGCCAAGAAGACCTTCTGTAAATACCCTGCAATAAAGCGCACTTTCTGCGGAAAGATGCCGCATATTGTTTTCAGGATATGCTTCGATTACATATGGGACATGTTTTCCTAAAAGTCTTTTTTCAGAAAATGCAGTTAGTTTCTTAAGTGATAATTCTGTAGCACCTGCTTTAAATGTTCCTCTTAAAGCATATAATGTACCCCTATCCCAAAAAACGTTGGACTGATTTGCTTCAGGGTTTAACTCTACCAAAACACCATCCTCTGTCCACAATTTGTTGAGCAGGGCATTTATTGTACCTTCTTTCCTGTTGTTGATTCCCATTACCAGAGGTAAACATATCCAGTGTCTGAAATATACGTTACCATCAAAATACCGATAGGTTTCAATATCTTCGATATTTGATCCAAAAAAGTTTTCAATGGCAATAGCAAGTTCATCTGCTCTGCTATCGTAAATTTTTGAAGCCTCAATTTTGCCAATTTCTTTTGATAAATAAGATGCATATCTCAGACCACCGTAGTAAAGGGATGATGTGGCTAAATTTGCCTCCCCTGTTGAGATACGCCCTTCCATTTCATCTGTTTCTGAACGTACTACGCCTTGTGAGTTTTTCATTCTATGGCAATATTCCAGACTCCATTCAATCAGGGGCCAAAGCTCCAGGGCAATGTCTTTATCACCCTTTAGCAATGCAAATTGCGATGTACCATAAGCCATCATAGCTGCATCTCCCCTATCTAATCCGCAACAGGTCAAATCGCCTTCCATTTCAAAGGAGGATGTCATTGGTGAATAATCCTCCGGAAGATTTTTTTTGAACCATTTATAGCAATTATAGGCGGCTATGTTTCCTTCCTTATATCCAAGATAGGGAAAAAACGGTCCACTATATTCAGCCTGGTCATTTGCCCAAATACCTACATAGTAATTACCTCCACCCGGCGAATGAACAAGTCCCATTTTTGAGTCGAATATGTTTTCTGCTGCCCTTATTTTAGAAAAATAGAATAGGGTGTTAATGATTTCATTCGGCGTTTCAAGAATGAGGTTTTCCCGCATTTCTATCAAAAAACTATCCCTTTGTAACTCTGCTTGCTCATAACTGTAACCATCAAGAGGTTCATCATCAATACCTGCTACAAAATATACTGCAAAACTATAAGTTTCATTAGCTTTAAGACTAATTTCGCCTGAAGCATCAGAAAAAACTCTTCGAGTGTAATTACCTTTAAAACCTTTCTCATGTTGTTCAAACAAGGTATTCCCTATTTGCAATTGTTGCGTTTCTCCGCTTATATTTTGTAGTTCCCATTTCTCAATAAAAAATCGTTCTTTCATTGAGGGTAATAATGTCCTTTGAATGCGAATGTCCTGAACCGGCTGGTGGTAAAATATTAGTTTTCCTTCGATTTCCACAGAGTCTACAGGGCCCGGCACCAACGTTTTTCCCTTATGCAAAATAACAGGTAGTATATCATCTGAATAAGTATGGCGCAAATAAGCCCTGTATTTTTTCCATCCAGATTGTGAGGTATTGATATATGTTCTTAATTGAGGGAATATAATGTCTCTTTCCAGGGAAAGTTGTTTATTCTTGTCAATTTTATAGTAAATGATAGATGCCACCTTCTGCCCTGCCATTTCAATGTTATCTGCATGGGGCAGACTATCTTCCTGACTTACATTCCAGACAATACTTCTTTTATCTGTTATTTTCCAGTAATTCTTATTTTCTTTTTCTTTAAGGTTCGTTTGGGAATAGACAAATGAAAGTTGAAGAACCAGGGTTACATATATTAATACTGCTAATTTTTTCATATTTGTCTTTATTAATTAATATATAACTAATCATTTTTGTGACACACTAAATATTGATTTTCAGCTTTATAGCAAATTTGAATACTTAGTTCTTAGTTTTTTGGTTTATAGTTATAGTTTATTAGTTTGTAGTTATAGTTTATTGGTTTGCAGATGTGGTTTTTTCTGAATTAAGTTTATTATGGCACAGGTTTAAAAATGAACAAAGAAACCAAATAAGTTGTCATATTTCTTTATTCAATTCGCATTGCGAAACCGCCTCCTTTTATCATTTTAATTTTAAATTTTGTGTCTTTAGAAACATTTTGCTCTAAAATTTGATAATCTTCGGCAAATCTATCTGCATTGATACCATCTTGCATAATAGTAGCTTTATAAGCTTTAGATTCGAGAAATGATAAATCAAGGGTGAATTCTCGTTCTATATTATTTGTTAAGCCTCCAACAAACCATTTTTTACCATTTCGACGGGCAACAATTATGTATTCCCCTACTTTCGCTTCTAAAACTTTTATTTCATCCCATGTTACAGGTACACTTGACAGAAAATCAGTAGTTTCCTGTTCCCGTTCATAGTTTGACGGACTGTCGGCAAACATTTGTATCCCACTTTCATATACGATAAACAGGGCTATTTGATGGCAGCGGGTACCTTGACTTCCGGGGCGAAAGAAATTTATAGTAAACTTGTCGGAATGGAAATTACGCATAGCACCGGGGGTATAATCCATCGGACCACATACCATTCTTATAAATGGCAGGGTAACATCATGCTCAGGGGTAATTCTTTTTGACCATTTGTTATGCTCCAAGCCACAAACACCTTCAAAAGAGACAACATTAGGATAAGCACGCCTTAATCCTACAGGTTTAAATGCACCATGAAAATCTACCAATAATTCACGTTTGGCTGCTTCCTTGACCGCCTTTTCATAAAAATTGATCATCCATTGATCTGCACGATTCATAAAATCAATTTTTATTCCTGCAATTCCCCAGTCCCGAAAATGGTCAAGTACATACCATTGTTCATTTAAAGCTCGCCAGGTTGCCCATAAAATAATCTTTACATTTTTTTTGTTTCCATATTCAATAAGTCCATCCAAATTCAGTTCCGGGTTTGGCTTACTCAAATCACGCGTAGATATAGACCATCCTTCATCTAAGATAATGTACTCCAATCCATTATTTGAAGCAAAGTCAATGAAATATTTATAGGTTTCGGTATTTATTCCCGATTTAAAATCAACGCCATATAAATTTGATGCATTCCACCAGTCCCAGGATACCCTTCCGGGTTTAATCCATGAAGTATTGTCTATAAGCTTATCTCTTGATAATAGATAAACAAGATTTGATTCAACCAGTTGTGCATCTTTTTCAGTAATTATCATTACACGCCATGGGAAGGTCCTCTTTGCATTTGTTTTCGCAATGTAATCTGCCTCTTTGGTAATTTTACTGCCTCTATCACCAATTAGTTTTGTTTCTATAGGAAAAGGAGGGAAAATGGCATTCAATTGATTTTTACCACCGGCGTTTTTCAAAAACATGTGCGGATAATCATAAATATCGGCTTCTGTCATTAAAATTTTATGTCCTTCATTATCTTCAATAAGTAAAGGAAGATAAGTATTCATCGAATCATGAAATTCAGAGATGTTAAGCTGTTGGTAAGGGACTTCATAGCTGCTTTGATAACCTTTTATCGGTGATGCCCATAGTTTATAGTTATCATTAAAAGTAAAATTTGCCGTTTCGTTTACTTCAACTTCCTTATCTATTTTCGTTATATGACGATAAGCTACTCCGTCGTTGAATGCTCTAAACTCGACACTGTAATTATTGTCAAAATCTAAACGAAGAAGATTATACTCATTCTTTATTTGGCTATCTTTGTATGAAACAACCGGAGTTACAATTTCATTGATTTTTTTTGAGGATGAGTTATATTTTTGAGTCATTGAATAAACAGGTTTAGCATCAAAAATCAAATCAATTTCAGCTCTTTTAATTAATAATATCCCGTTTAGCGATACTGAATATGATATTTCATTTTCTACCTTTACTACAACTTCTATCCTGTTATTTGGTGATTTTAAAGTTTGTTGTGGAAAACCTTTTGTTAAGCAACAAATCAAAATAATTGGTAGTAATATTAATTTTTTCATTTCTTTTATTTTTAAGAGTAATTAGTTATTATAAGAAAACTATCTAATTTTGAAAATCACAAATGCCAAATATCAAAATTCAAATAAATACCAATTTTTAAATGACTAAATATCAAACTGTTTGGAGTTTTGAAGTTTGAGTTTTGGAACTTTTCTCATGACTAAAAGGAATAATTTATTTGTTATTTGTTCATTGAGATTTGGAGTTTTCTTATAGTCACTAATTAGTTATTTACAATAGTTATATTAATGTATTAACAGTTTTTATTCATTTGATTTAATAAGTTTGAATATTAAAACATCTCGTGCAGGTATTTTTACTGAATATGCTTTTTCAGTATTTCCGGTGAATTTATTTTCCCAAAGATTTTTTACTTTATAACTACCTGAAAGATTTTTTATCTTGATTTTGCTCCAATTAATAGTGTAATCTTTGTCCTTAATTTCAAGATTTAACAAACAAATAGCTATTTCTCCATTTGACAATGGCTTTTGCCAAATTTCAAAATTTCCCTCATCATATATTTTGAATCCCTGCTTTCCTAATGGATCTTGGTCAATAGCTATTAATTCTTTGTTAATCAGAATATTTCTAATATCGTTTGACATATTTTTCAAATCATTCCCTGTTATTAAAGGAGCAGCGAGCATACACCACATAGTAAAGTGAGCTCTTGCTTCATTAAGTGTTAACCCATCATTTCCTATTTCTAACATGTCCGGATCATTCCAATGTCCAGGTCCTGCATATTTTTCAAGTCCAACTTGTTTCTCTAAAATATTTATCCAGCCAAGATTATTTCCCCATCTTGTTCCATCCCAACGATCAGCAATATCCAATGTTGTTCTCCAAAGATGCCCTACTTCACCAGCCCATTCCCATGGTTTTGAATATCCCCAATCACAAATACTAAAAACAACAGGTCTTCCTGCTTCGTATATAGCATCTCTCATAATCGTATAGGATTTTACAGGGTCTTGTCCTTCAGTATAACACCAATCATATTTTAAATAGTCTACAGCCCATTCAGCATAAGATTCTGCATCCTGCTTTTCGTAAGTTTTGCTTCCTGGTCTACCCGCACAAGTATAGGTACCGGCGTCAGAATAAATTCCGAACTTCAAGCCTTTTGAATGAATATAGTCTGAAAGGTACTTCATTCCGCCTGGGAATTTTATGGAATCAACAATTATTTTACCTTCAGAGTCTCTTCCAACTTGCCAACAATCATCTATAATAATATATTCGTATCCGGCATCTTTCATTCCGCTTGAAACCATTGCATCAGCCATGTCTTTAATTACCTGTTCATTGACATTA
This window encodes:
- a CDS encoding T9SS type A sorting domain-containing protein; this translates as MKKIFIFLWALTFSSSLLFAQWVNLGLNNLNVTKIQIYSDTAYAATSDGFYKKCISNSDTIWTTFGLQGKEVIDFISFNNQEIIASVYEQFVSIYKTTDGGTNWIDFQNGFGGTSGSNICLSLDAHPLYPDTIYARNSYAVAKSTDKGQSWQCVYENWGAVGYQSRVVQIDRNNPNIIWAGGELSLFQAYLLKSTDYGNTWQFIANEINPEENNASNCFFINQNNSDDVFVGMEGRIMRSLNGGSSWLTIFEPATYDYIYDVEVSPNNSNLIYAVGSENGTAHGDLLFYKSYDLGTTWDTIRYLDGSGVYLVADVEIVKNGNTDELFFASERGVYKYSNSGTNIDIKNSLIPISIYPNPTTGIITIEEKDIQLVEIKNINGQTIVQYPTFDNICIIDLSKQPKGIYFVIVHSSDFIKFKKIIVQ
- a CDS encoding glycoside hydrolase family 27 protein; translated protein: MKNLTFILFMLTVNLYGQKFQNLAKTPPMGWNSWNHFECNNVNEQVIKDMADAMVSSGMKDAGYEYIIIDDCWQVGRDSEGKIIVDSIKFPGGMKYLSDYIHSKGLKFGIYSDAGTYTCAGRPGSKTYEKQDAESYAEWAVDYLKYDWCYTEGQDPVKSYTIMRDAIYEAGRPVVFSICDWGYSKPWEWAGEVGHLWRTTLDIADRWDGTRWGNNLGWINILEKQVGLEKYAGPGHWNDPDMLEIGNDGLTLNEARAHFTMWCMLAAPLITGNDLKNMSNDIRNILINKELIAIDQDPLGKQGFKIYDEGNFEIWQKPLSNGEIAICLLNLEIKDKDYTINWSKIKIKNLSGSYKVKNLWENKFTGNTEKAYSVKIPARDVLIFKLIKSNE
- a CDS encoding six-hairpin glycosidase-like protein, with translation MKKLAVLIYVTLVLQLSFVYSQTNLKEKENKNYWKITDKRSIVWNVSQEDSLPHADNIEMAGQKVASIIYYKIDKNKQLSLERDIIFPQLRTYINTSQSGWKKYRAYLRHTYSDDILPVILHKGKTLVPGPVDSVEIEGKLIFYHQPVQDIRIQRTLLPSMKERFFIEKWELQNISGETQQLQIGNTLFEQHEKGFKGNYTRRVFSDASGEISLKANETYSFAVYFVAGIDDEPLDGYSYEQAELQRDSFLIEMRENLILETPNEIINTLFYFSKIRAAENIFDSKMGLVHSPGGGNYYVGIWANDQAEYSGPFFPYLGYKEGNIAAYNCYKWFKKNLPEDYSPMTSSFEMEGDLTCCGLDRGDAAMMAYGTSQFALLKGDKDIALELWPLIEWSLEYCHRMKNSQGVVRSETDEMEGRISTGEANLATSSLYYGGLRYASYLSKEIGKIEASKIYDSRADELAIAIENFFGSNIEDIETYRYFDGNVYFRHWICLPLVMGINNRKEGTINALLNKLWTEDGVLVELNPEANQSNVFWDRGTLYALRGTFKAGATELSLKKLTAFSEKRLLGKHVPYVIEAYPENNMRHLSAESALYCRVFTEGLLGFEPTSFKSFTIFPFLPENWENFCIEKIRAFNTTIGIKLKQTKNGIQVTVYNRNKKIYDQIITSGDKISINL
- a CDS encoding glycoside hydrolase family 97 protein, whose amino-acid sequence is MKKLILLPIILICCLTKGFPQQTLKSPNNRIEVVVKVENEISYSVSLNGILLIKRAEIDLIFDAKPVYSMTQKYNSSSKKINEIVTPVVSYKDSQIKNEYNLLRLDFDNNYSVEFRAFNDGVAYRHITKIDKEVEVNETANFTFNDNYKLWASPIKGYQSSYEVPYQQLNISEFHDSMNTYLPLLIEDNEGHKILMTEADIYDYPHMFLKNAGGKNQLNAIFPPFPIETKLIGDRGSKITKEADYIAKTNAKRTFPWRVMIITEKDAQLVESNLVYLLSRDKLIDNTSWIKPGRVSWDWWNASNLYGVDFKSGINTETYKYFIDFASNNGLEYIILDEGWSISTRDLSKPNPELNLDGLIEYGNKKNVKIILWATWRALNEQWYVLDHFRDWGIAGIKIDFMNRADQWMINFYEKAVKEAAKRELLVDFHGAFKPVGLRRAYPNVVSFEGVCGLEHNKWSKRITPEHDVTLPFIRMVCGPMDYTPGAMRNFHSDKFTINFFRPGSQGTRCHQIALFIVYESGIQMFADSPSNYEREQETTDFLSSVPVTWDEIKVLEAKVGEYIIVARRNGKKWFVGGLTNNIEREFTLDLSFLESKAYKATIMQDGINADRFAEDYQILEQNVSKDTKFKIKMIKGGGFAMRIE